Proteins from a single region of Syntrophorhabdales bacterium:
- a CDS encoding Crp/Fnr family transcriptional regulator, whose translation MKRDYRDQLFTLFPLDEKSFEELFNAVSFKEVPSGTILLSEGEIATKLLIVINGCLREYFIKEDGKEITFQFFVENQMVASFESATTGTPSRLYVETIEDSIIGFIPMKTLEVIVSKCVSMRAGFSRFLMKRLVYYMNRCSSYILDNPEKRYLKLLEENADLVARLPKQYVASYLGVTPVSLSRIRSRLRKRDTKTINDC comes from the coding sequence GTGAAACGAGATTACAGAGACCAGTTGTTCACCCTGTTTCCGCTGGACGAAAAGAGCTTTGAGGAATTGTTCAATGCTGTCTCTTTCAAAGAGGTGCCTTCGGGGACCATCCTGTTATCGGAGGGCGAAATCGCGACGAAACTACTCATTGTCATCAATGGGTGCTTGAGGGAATACTTCATCAAGGAAGACGGCAAGGAGATCACGTTCCAGTTCTTTGTAGAGAACCAGATGGTCGCCTCATTCGAAAGCGCAACGACAGGGACGCCCAGCAGGCTCTACGTAGAGACCATTGAGGATTCGATAATTGGATTTATCCCGATGAAAACCCTTGAAGTAATTGTCAGTAAGTGTGTTTCCATGAGGGCGGGTTTCAGCAGGTTTCTCATGAAAAGGCTGGTTTATTATATGAACCGTTGTTCTTCGTATATACTCGACAACCCGGAAAAGAGATACCTTAAACTGCTAGAGGAGAACGCTGACCTGGTTGCAAGATTGCCCAAGCAGTATGTCGCATCGTATCTGGGCGTTACCCCTGTCTCATTGTCCCGCATCAGGAGCAGATTAAGAAAAAGAGATACCAAGACAATTAACGATTGTTAA
- the chrA gene encoding chromate efflux transporter: MKRGEISEAPADNLPSLTDLFLLFLRLGATAFGGPAMIPYVGEFVVKRKKWMDPQTFKGGVVLAQSIPGATLMQTVAYVGLQKRGLPGALVSYIGFGLPAFLLMLGFSAVYAAYGSLPRVTSVFSGLQVIVIAIVANATYTFGRSSIKHYIHVLLAVASALAFWVGVSPFYVILGAALAGICLLKGTPETQPSKIQKKRISPIPVASLLAILATGLAFLYLVRPDLLRLVLLMMKVDLFAFGGGFASLPLMLQEVVHVRGWMDAQTFMDGIALGQVTPGPIVITAAFVGYLTHRVLGAIVATVGIFGPSFVLVILIEPFFNRLKSSAVFLKATQGVLASFVGLLLYVVIRFSIAVPWDLFRVLIVLASLIALFKKVDLLYIVLIGAALSLALF, translated from the coding sequence GTGAAAAGAGGAGAGATATCCGAAGCGCCGGCAGATAACCTGCCGAGCCTGACAGATCTTTTTCTTTTGTTCCTGCGCCTTGGCGCCACGGCCTTCGGGGGACCGGCGATGATCCCTTACGTCGGCGAATTCGTGGTGAAGCGCAAGAAATGGATGGATCCGCAGACCTTCAAAGGAGGCGTTGTCCTCGCCCAATCCATTCCGGGCGCCACCCTCATGCAGACGGTGGCGTACGTGGGCCTGCAGAAGAGGGGCTTGCCTGGCGCACTCGTGTCATACATTGGCTTCGGCCTTCCGGCCTTCCTGCTTATGCTCGGCTTTTCCGCTGTCTATGCCGCATACGGAAGCCTGCCACGGGTAACATCCGTTTTTTCAGGACTTCAGGTAATCGTCATCGCCATCGTCGCAAACGCCACCTATACGTTCGGCAGAAGCTCCATAAAACACTATATACATGTGTTACTTGCGGTCGCCTCTGCGTTGGCCTTTTGGGTGGGTGTGAGCCCCTTCTATGTCATTCTCGGGGCAGCGCTTGCGGGTATATGCTTGTTAAAAGGAACACCTGAGACACAGCCGTCAAAAATACAGAAGAAACGCATTTCTCCCATCCCTGTTGCCAGTCTTCTTGCAATTCTGGCTACCGGACTTGCTTTTCTTTACCTCGTCCGTCCCGATCTTCTCAGACTGGTCCTCCTGATGATGAAGGTCGACCTTTTTGCCTTCGGCGGAGGCTTTGCTTCCCTGCCTCTGATGCTCCAGGAGGTTGTGCATGTGAGGGGTTGGATGGACGCGCAGACATTCATGGACGGCATAGCCCTGGGTCAGGTAACGCCCGGGCCGATAGTCATCACCGCAGCGTTTGTGGGATACCTGACGCATCGCGTCCTGGGTGCCATCGTTGCGACGGTCGGAATTTTCGGCCCTTCGTTCGTATTGGTCATCCTTATAGAGCCATTCTTCAACAGGCTGAAAAGTTCGGCCGTGTTCCTAAAAGCTACGCAAGGCGTCCTTGCCTCCTTCGTGGGACTCCTCCTTTACGTGGTCATAAGATTTTCAATTGCGGTGCCCTGGGACCTTTTCCGCGTGCTGATCGTACTGGCCTCCCTGATTGCACTTTTCAAGAAGGTGGATCTTTTGTACATTGTATTGATCGGGGCAGCGCTATCCCTGGCCCTGTTCTAG